The following coding sequences lie in one Musa acuminata AAA Group cultivar baxijiao chromosome BXJ1-8, Cavendish_Baxijiao_AAA, whole genome shotgun sequence genomic window:
- the LOC103996092 gene encoding VQ motif-containing protein 4: protein MENCHHGHQEKEVQSPNPTSPNSTSSSSSSSSSSNGVAAAAAPSSAALAPASMPRSIDTNPYPTTFIQADAGSFKQVVQMLTGSAETVAKHATGAAAPTTKNAIPPSARATGPKKPAFKLYERRGSLKNLKMISPLIPAFVGSNPNSPMGTAAFSPRRQPEILSPSMLDLPSLTLSPVTPLIPDPFNRSPQPNSAAAAATAPMSAEDRAIAERGFYLHPSPRSTPRDAEPPRLLPLFPVTSPRVPSASAAGSSS, encoded by the coding sequence ATGGAAAACTGCCACCATGGGCACCAGGAGAAGGAAGTCCAGTCTCCCAATCCCACCTCCCCCAACTCCACCtccagcagcagtagcagcagcagcagcagcaacggggTGGCCGCAGCGGCAGCCCCTTCGTCCGCGGCCCTCGCTCCCGCGTCCATGCCCAGATCCATCGACACCAATCCTTACCCCACCACCTTCATCCAGGCCGACGCTGGTTCCTTCAAGCAGGTAGTCCAGATGCTGACGGGCTCCGCCGAGACGGTCGCCAAGCACGCGACCGGCGCCGCGGCGCCGACGACCAAGAACGCGATCCCACCCTCCGCGAGGGCCACCGGCCCCAAGAAGCCGGCTTTCAAGCTCTACGAGCGCCGCGGCAGCCTCAAGAACCTGAAGATGATAAGTCCGCTGATCCCCGCCTTCGTCGGTTCCAACCCCAACTCCCCGATGGGCACGGCGGCCTTCTCCCCGCGGAGGCAGCCGGAGATCCTCTCCCCCAGCATGCTGGACCTGCCGTCGTTGACCCTTAGCCCGGTCACGCCGTTGATCCCAGATCCCTTCAACCGGTCGCCGCAGCCAaattcggcggcggcggcggccaccgCGCCGATGTCGGCCGAGGACCGGGCGATCGCCGAGAGGGGGTTCTACCTGCATCCTTCCCCGAGGAGCACGCCAAGGGACGCGGAGCCGCCAAGGCTTCTGCCGCTCTTCCCGGTGACATCCCCAAGAGTGCCATCTGCTTCTGCGGCCGGCTCTTCTTCCTGA
- the LOC135588410 gene encoding vesicle-fusing ATPase-like, with the protein MAGRFGYGPSSVADSMTVVNTPSQELALTNFAYCAPADLGKFASPGSKHALVLVGDSVVLTLCAHQNIPSNHIALNAIQRRHTKVSSGDQISVSRFLPPDNFKLAMLTLELDFVKGRTNKTEQLDAVLLAQQLQKKFIDQAMTTGQRVSFEFCGTNYIFTVIQALLEGQDDSKGLARGMISMETYFVFEASPNSGIKIINQREAASSKIFRHKEFNLQKLGIGGLSAEFTEIFRRAFASRVFPPHVVNKLGIKHVKGMLLYGPPGTGKTLMARQIGKLLNGKEPKIVNGPEVLSKYVGETEKNVRDLFADAENDQRTQGDQSDLHVIIFDEIDAICKSRGSTRDGTGVHDSIVNQLLTKIDGVESLNNVLLIGMTNRKDLLDEALLRPGRLEVHVEINLPDENGRFQILQIHTNKMKENSFLAPDVSLQELAARTKNFSGAELEGVVKSAVSFALNRQISMDDLTKPLDEESIKVTMDDFLHALQEIIPAFGASTDDLERCRLNKIVDCGKRHMLIRERAMLLVEQVKVSQGSPLVTCLLEGPSGSGKTAMAATIGIESDFPFVKIISAETMIGLSEGSKCAQIVKVFEDAYKSQLSIIILDDIERLLEYVAIGPRFSNLISQTLLVLLKRLPPKGKSMLVIGTTSEVGFLESLGICDAFSVTYHVPKLNREDAKKVLQGLNVFAEHDLDFAVKELNDISIKKLYMLVEMAAQGPYGKSAEAIRSGKEKIDLNHFFDILRDISSDNY; encoded by the exons ATGGCGGGGAGGTTCGGATACGGCCCCTCGTCGGTGGCCGACTCCATGACCGTGGTGAACACGCCGAGCCAGGAGCTCGCCCTAACCAACTTCGCCTACTGCGCCCCCGCGGATCTGGGCAAGTTCGCCTCGCCTGGGTCCAAACACGCCCTCGTCCTGGTCGGAGACTCCGTCGTCCTCACTCTATG TGCTCATCAGAACATTCCGAGCAACCATATTGCTCTGAATGCCATCCAGCGTCGGCATACAAAAGTTTCATCTGGTGATCAAATCTCGGTTAGCAG ATTTTTACCTCCGGATAATTTTAAGCTAGCAATGCTCACACTGGAGTTGGATTTTGTAAAAGGAAGGACTAATAAGACTGAGCAA TTGGATGCTGTACTTCTTGCCCAACaacttcaaaaaaaatttattgaccAG GCCATGACAACTGGTCAAAGAGTATCATTTGAATTTTGTGGAACAAACTATATTTTTACGGTGATTCAAGCTCTGTTAGAGGGTCAAGATGATTCCAAAGGCCTGGCCAGAGGAATGATATCCATGGAGACATATTTTGTatttgaagcttctccaaactcGGGCATTAAG ATAATTAATCAGCGTGAAGCTGCTAGTAGCAAAATCTTCCGTCACAAAGAGTTCAACCTTCAGAAGCTGGGAATTGGAGGATTAAGTGCTGAGTTCACAGAAATATTTCGAAGAGCATTTGCTTCTCGAGTTTTCCCTCCTCATGTTGTTAATAA ATTGGGTATTAAACATGTAAAAGGGATGCTGCTTTATGGCCCCCCTGGTACTGGCAAGACACTTATGGCTCGTCAGATCGGGAAGCTGTTGAATGGAAAGGAGCCAAAG ATTGTTAATGGCCCTGAAGTCTTAAGCAAATATGTTGGAGAAACAGAGAAAAATGTGAGAGACCTATTTGCTGATGCTGAGAATGACCAGAGAACTCAAG GTGATCAGAGTGATTTACATGTCATCATATTTGATGAAATTGATGCCATCTGTAAG TCAAGAGGGTCCACTAGGGATGGTACTGGAGTTCATGATAGCATTGTCAACCAGCTCCTCACAAAG ATAGACGGCGTTGAGTCATTAAACAATGTATTGCTTATTGGAATGACCAATAGGAAGGATTTACTGGATGAAGCCCTGCTAAG ACCTGGACGCTTGGAGGTTCATGTTGAAATCAATCTCCCTGATGAGAATGGTCGTTTCCAAATTCTTCAAATACATactaataaaatgaaagaaaattctTTTCTTGCACCTGATGTTAGCCTTCAAGAGCTTG CCGCACGTACAAAAAACTTCAGTGGAGCTGAACTGGAAGGTGTCGTTAAAAGTGCAGTCTCATTTGCCTTGAATCGACAAATAAGCATGGATGATTTAACTAAACCTTTGGATGAGGAGAGCATAAAAGTTACCATGGATGATTTCCTGCATGCTCTTCAAGAGATTATCCCTGCATTTGGAGCATCCACAGATGATCTTGAACGATGCAG GCTTAATAAAATTGTTGACTGTGGTAAGAGACACATGCTCATCCGTGAAAGAGCTATGCTTCTTGTGGAGCAAGTCAAAGTAAGCCAGGGTAGCCCACTTGTTACATGCCTTTTGGAAGGTCCAAGTGGCAG TGGCAAAACTGCAATGGCAGCCACTATTGGTATTGAAAGCGACTTCCCATTTGTCAAAATT ATATCCGCAGAAACAATGATTGGTCTCAGTGAAGGAAGCAAATGCGCACAAATTGTTAAG GTTTTTGAGGATGCTTATAAATCACAACTAAGCATCATAATTCTTGATGATATCGAGAG GTTATTAGAGTATGTAGCTATCGGACCACGGTTTTCAAATTTGATATCACAGACATTATTGGTCCTTCTGAAGCGGCTTCCTCCGAAG GGTAAGAGCATGCTGGTTATTGGAACAACAAGCGAGGTGGGCTTTCTGGAGTCGCTCGGTATATGTGATGCATTCTCTGTCACATATCATGTTCCTAAACTGAACAGGGAAGACGCAAAGAAG GTGCTGCAAGGGCTCAATGTATTTGCTGAACATGATCTTGACTTTGCAGTTAAAGAACTGAATGAT ATTTCAATCAAGAAGTTGTACATGCTCGTGGAGATGGCTGCACAAGGCCCCTATGGAAAAAGTGCAGAGGCTATTCGTTCCGGAAAAGAGAAGATTGATCTTAATCATTTCTTTGATATCTTGCGGGACATTTCTTCAGACAACTATTGA
- the LOC135589200 gene encoding non-classical arabinogalactan protein 30-like: protein MALTKTLVLLALQLILLVVSFPPSATALSLPPRYGVAVEGAIYCKCELPGYVGSLGASPLPGAVAMLRCNSSRPGASASAVTDVRGRFLIQTTKVTNYAIHKCKLFLVSSPLPGCDVPAGHYGGFPLKFVRNTVAGATKRALYTVGPFKLAPADPSLCPHHP from the exons ATGGCATTGACGAAGACACTCGTGCTACTAGCCCTTCAGCTCATCCTGCTGGTTGTCTCTTTCCCTCCTTCTGCCACTGCACTCTCGCTTCCGCCGAGGTACGGCGTCGCCGTCGAAGGGGCGATCTACTGCAAGTGCGAGCTCCCCGGATACGTCGGCTCGCTGGGAGCTTCTCCTCTTCCTG GTGCGGTCGCGATGCTACGGTGCAACAGCAGCCGGCCGGGGGCGTCGGCGAGCGCGGTAACGGATGTCAGAGGACGGTTCCTGATCCAGACGAcgaaggtgacaaactacgcgatCCACAAATGCAAGCTCTTCCTGGTGTCGTCACCGCTGCCAGGGTGCGATGTGCCGGCGGGCCATTATGGTGGCTTCCCCCTCAAGTTCGTGAGGAACACGGTCGCCGGAGCGACGAAACGAGCACTCTACACGGTCGGCCCCTTCAAGCTCGCTCCGGCGGATCCGTCTCTGTGTCCTCACCACCCATGA